One segment of Desulfovibrio sp. DNA contains the following:
- a CDS encoding tetratricopeptide repeat protein, whose protein sequence is MKARYDDLDEYIADLKAEIAQNEQCATHYYNLGLALLTKRDFVAAEEALLNAVRNSPHLAEAYVQLGGICLERGDLDGCLRYNEEAANCRAKFPVPWGNIAFVHLQRGEPDKAITALNKALKWDPNFVQARNALSTAFYMKGDFAACETACKEVIKQQPGFAPAWNNLALAQFEMEQYADAAESAKKAQALGFEVPEGFLEELKAKGV, encoded by the coding sequence ATGAAAGCTCGCTACGATGACCTGGATGAATACATTGCCGATCTGAAGGCGGAAATCGCCCAGAACGAGCAGTGCGCTACCCATTACTACAATCTTGGTCTGGCCCTGCTGACCAAGCGCGACTTTGTGGCTGCTGAAGAAGCCCTGCTGAACGCGGTGCGCAATTCGCCGCATCTGGCGGAGGCCTATGTGCAGCTTGGCGGCATCTGTCTTGAACGCGGCGACCTTGACGGCTGCCTGCGCTACAACGAAGAAGCCGCCAACTGCCGCGCCAAGTTCCCCGTGCCGTGGGGCAATATTGCCTTTGTGCACCTGCAGCGCGGCGAGCCGGACAAGGCCATCACGGCTCTGAACAAGGCCCTCAAGTGGGATCCCAACTTTGTTCAGGCCCGGAATGCGCTTTCCACCGCCTTTTATATGAAGGGCGACTTTGCGGCTTGCGAAACAGCCTGCAAGGAAGTGATCAAGCAGCAGCCCGGTTTTGCCCCGGCCTGGAATAACCTGGCGCTGGCGCAGTTTGAAATGGAACAGTACGCCGATGCTGCGGAATCTGCCAAAAAGGCGCAGGCTCTGGGCTTTGAAGTGCCGGAAGGCTTTCTCGAAGAACTTAAGGCCAAGGGCGTCTAA
- a CDS encoding YkgJ family cysteine cluster protein → MIPDLSSIFTRYESLRAEVDDLFGRVRGAFPQCVVCKEGCSDCCHALFDLSLVEAMYINKAFEAAFGYGPQRSAIIERASDLDRQATRIKRELYRAEKDGESPEAIMERAAQIKLRCPLLDDNNECLLYHARPITCRVYGVPTAIAGQGHVCGFSAFEKGKPYPTIHMDKIQNRLEDLSRDVATTVQSRFKELHDVYVPLSMALLTRYDEAYLGIGPAKKEEA, encoded by the coding sequence ATGATCCCTGATCTGAGCTCTATTTTTACCCGCTATGAATCATTGCGGGCCGAAGTTGACGACCTTTTCGGCAGGGTGCGCGGGGCCTTTCCCCAGTGCGTAGTCTGCAAGGAAGGCTGCAGCGATTGTTGCCACGCGCTTTTTGACCTTTCCCTTGTTGAAGCCATGTACATCAACAAGGCCTTTGAAGCCGCCTTTGGTTACGGGCCGCAGCGCTCTGCCATTATTGAGCGCGCTTCTGATCTGGACCGCCAGGCCACGCGCATCAAGCGCGAGCTGTACCGGGCGGAAAAAGACGGCGAAAGCCCCGAGGCCATCATGGAGCGCGCGGCCCAGATCAAGCTGCGCTGCCCCCTGCTGGACGATAATAACGAATGCCTGCTGTACCACGCCCGGCCCATTACCTGCCGCGTGTACGGCGTGCCTACGGCCATTGCCGGGCAGGGGCATGTGTGCGGTTTTTCCGCCTTTGAAAAGGGCAAGCCATACCCCACCATCCATATGGACAAGATCCAGAACAGGCTTGAAGACCTGAGCAGGGATGTGGCCACAACAGTGCAGAGTCGCTTTAAAGAACTGCATGACGTGTATGTGCCTTTATCCATGGCTCTGCTAACCCGCTACGATGAGGCCTATCTGGGTATCGGCCCTGCCAAGAAAGAAGAGGCCTGA